In Lolium rigidum isolate FL_2022 chromosome 3, APGP_CSIRO_Lrig_0.1, whole genome shotgun sequence, the genomic window aggttttgaggagaagaaagTGAAAGATTCGGACAATGAGTTGGGGCATAGAGTTATAATGGAGAGAAAACACGTACGATTTAAGTTGGCTAACCAATCAGcctaaattcatcaaatttgaatAGACCGAGATTTTTTGGTCGATAAATTCATTTATCGGAGGGGGCTAAGAATTCCGGTTACCGACCGGTAACCGCGGTATTCCAACCGGTAAGCAAATCCCTGACGTCATCTGTCTCTCGCGAATTCTCAAATTTTAAAGGTTCCTATATGGTGTCTGCTCTGCGCGACTAATTTCGAAACCTTAATGTTGATATAAGATGCACATTGAACACACTATTACTGTTTCTATTTTAAGggtctgctagagttgctctagaGATAACCTTCACCACTACCAAAAAGCACGCGCATGACGCATGCACGCTTCAGCTTCAAGGATGAATCCAGAGGAGCGGAGAAACTACAGCGCGAGGAAAAACTACAGCGCGAAGTTACGTAATTAGAGACGTGCTGTGCTGGCAGGGAGACAGGTGTAGCAGCTACCGGTCTCTTCTCCGATGGTCGCCCCCGCCCCGCCCCACGTCGCCGCGCCGCGCTCATTTCACGTGCTCTTTCCCTTCCCAGGAAACAGAAATTAGGCCTATTCTCTACTGCTCCAGCTGTATTGCCATAAGAACACAGGGCTGAGACTTCTTAATCTGCGACCTCATCTCCCCTGCCCGACGGACAAGCAATCAAACACATAGAACCTCGTCTCATCTCGCTTCGTTCCCGGGAAATTCATTAGCATGGCGGCTGAGCAGCAAATGAGGGTTAAGGGCACCGGCGGGGGCAACAGGTTCGCCGCGGCGTGCGGCCTGCTGCGCCAGTACCAGTACATGATGGGGCAGGGGAGCGGCAGGGGagcggccatggcgaccatgggCCTCATGCCGGGCGCCGACCGTGTCGAGGCGGCGCATGtgacgccggaggagaggatCAAGAACACCATGGAGCTCCTGCTCTTCCCCCAGCGGCCCGGCACGCTCATGGACAACTCGCACCAAAGGTACGCACTCCATCCGTCCTTGACATGCGTGTTGGGAAACGGATGGCTTTGCCCTGTCTTTCGTTGTCTTCAAACCACGGATGTCGGCCTGTCGGGAGTTTTTGAGAATTTGTTCGTTTTCACGCTGGCGTTGTGagcttcttcttattcttcttgtTAATTGCAGTAGGATCTTGGAGCCCGAGAGAGCGCAGCTGACCATCTTCTACGAAGGGAGGACCTTCGTGCTCGACAATTTCCCCGCTGACAAGGCCGACCAACTGATGCAGCTCGCCGGCTCCTTCGCCGCGCCGGCCGCCTCCGACGATGAGCTCGTCTGCCCGAGCATGCCGGCGCAGCATTTGCTGGAAGGTATACCTGCACTGATGAACCCATACTCTTGTTCCGTCATAGTATAACCATCAACCAGCTGACGATCGAGAACCTGTGCGTTTGTTCAGACATGCCCAGGAAGGCCTCGCTCCAGAGGTTCCTCGAGAAGAGGAAGAGCAGGATCGCCGCGGCAGACCCGTACCCGGTGGCACCGGCTCGAGCGGCAAAGGAGACGGCCAAGCCTGTGGCTGTGGGAGACGGTGGCGCGCCGTGGCTCAGCGTCAACTCCGGGCTGAACCTTAACTGAAGAATTTGATTCAGCCAACAAGACAGAAATATATTGCTACTGCTTTTCCATGTGTACGTACGTGGATGTTTAAGAGCTTGTTACTGTACAATACTACGACCGTTAATTGGCTGCGTCAGGGTAACTGATTCGGCGGCCAGCTACCTATCATCGCCTGTTCGAGAATTCTTTGGTGTGTAAGACAAGAATTCTTTTCGTGCTCATAACATGAGTTGGTCTCATATATGAGTATATTATATTAATTAAAGCAACTCGTGTAGGTGGTTCTCTATGTGAGCTGCATTAAAATGAAATGTATTGACAACAAAAAAAAGTTgtacttttttttgcgaaacacagtacaatcaaagacgctcatacatacgcgcacacactcacccctatgaacgcatacACGCACACCAGCCTGAGACCTCCGAGaccgttgaagaactgatccgggtCTTGAGATTGCGAAGTCACCACAGCGCCTCGACGGAACGTCGCTCCCTTGAAGAATATTTCGCTTTATGAGACAAGTGTCAATCGGATTAACTGGGGGGTTGTTGGTTCATGTGAAACACCGTTTGTGCATGTGATCTTCAGGTGTTTAATTGTATCTTGATTAAAATACGTGAAGAGCAAATTGCTTGGAATAAAAACTTGAGAAAGCACCAGTTATGGCTATGCTAGCTATCTATGAAATTGGCAGGTACGCCCACTTTAGTCACAAAACtttgagcaagtataataagttcTACTCAGCGGGCTATAAGCATGTCCATGTCACCAAACTCTTAGCcggaagaaaaagaaatgaagagAGAAAATAAAACGGGCGGCAGAGTAAGCTCCCGGCTGTAGCACAGAAAATAAGAAATTACCGCTCACCAAATGCTTTTCTACCTGGCCCAACTACAAGCATGCAAACAGTTTTTCAATATAGGATTGGCAAAAAAAAACTATTCAATATAGCCGTAGTAGCCAACCTATGGTACTACCAAATTTATTTTCTATGAAGGCTTTAGTTGATCTGTCATGTACTTGTAGCCAGGTGCCGGCTTTGTTATTGTGCTAGCTCTTACAAAGTGTGATATTGTGGTGACAAACATGGAAAATTGTAGCATGCATGTCCGCTTTAGTCACTGAAGTTTAAAAGTATGGTGAGAATCTTGGGAATTGTAGCACACACGGAGAGACCACGCCGGGCCATCGAGGGGTGAGTAAGTGCGGCATTTCTTTTTCTTGGTACCACATTCCCTCGAATGAACGCTAAATTcgtaatttttttgaaaattctacTTTTTTCCATTGTTGATGTTTTGTCATTTACATGTCCACAAAATTTCATGCATATGTTATGCCCTAGACGAAAaggcaaaaactaaaataaaaatcgATATTTCTCAAGTCATAATCGTTTTTATGCATGTCCAAAAATGTCCTTTTTGTCATGAAACTTTCTATGTGAGCCGTACATGTGcaaatttttcattttcattatcCTTTGTGCTGTCCGTTTTATTTAGGGTAGACATGTGCTTGTCAGAGCTCTTTTGAATTACTAGAGGTGTATAACTATTTTAACCGTGGAAATAACACATGCCGCTCACTTGAGATTAGAAAGGGTGGATGAGGGGGCTCGATCTCGTTCTATAAAACTTACAAGGGATACGCGCAAGACCTATACACCTGGGAAAAGGGAGTATAATGGAGCAATGCTCTTCTTGACTAGTGCAGGATTAATCATTGGTTTACTAAACCTAAATCTAAATACCACCTTTTAAAATGGAAAACAATAATCACATTAATTTGCAGCATAGTCGTTACGATTTCTAGACACAGTGGATTTATTGATGTTTGGTCCGCAAGGTGGACAATGAGGACTTTTCTTTGATCCTCTATTATTTGCCATGTGACCACCACATGCTAGTGATAATAACATGTGGTGGTAATGTAGCAAATAATAAAGGTGTCAACAAaagtgtggcaaattataaaatgCTCATCTTTGAAAAGTTCTAAGGGCAATTGATGGAAGTGTCTTTGAGCGAAACTCCCGGGAATCAAAATGATCATCTCATCCCCTCTTAAGGAGCCGACTAGATCTAGCTTGTGAGCATAGTACTAGTGCCAACGTTTCAAGACCCAGTGGATCTTCATATCAAACTTTGACCCTCTATGACGTTGTGCAAACTAAAGCTGTGTCACGTATATGCATGCATGCGCCGTGCCATATGGGTGGGAGGAAGTTGGAAAAGGAAGGAAAATAGAGCAAGAAACTTGCATGCTTGCCATGTGGAGCATATGCGTGCGTGGTGTGGCCGTTAcacatcgtcgtcgtcgctcatgGAGGAGACCTTGCGTGCGGGTGACTATGCTtatagcaattccaatagtatagcaaactgttggctataacaagatgttatATCATttatagtcatcatatagctatgtacaatagttgactataagaatgtagtactttactaatatatggcccatctttcactctcacaaggtgcctaggagcacgtgcaagagctggctattgcatagtagcccacctcccttctctctcctcttctctctctcctccaactcatctaaaatatattatttaatgtcttatagtcagctaactggactctattgtacttgctcttactgtGTCAAAACTCTGGCTAACCTTGGAATTATATTCAACACGCGGCAGTGTAGTTATTACACTAAACTTTGATTTGCCGCGTGGCAAACTTGAGCTAGCGTTGGCGGACCAGCGAAAGGAAAGCAAGTTGGATGAAATCTGCTTCTCACGCAAGTACTACTATATATGCAGCCTCTGCAGATTCAGCAGATTCAGATGAAGGTTCAGTTAGTGTTCCAGTTCATAGGGCGTACGTGTCACGCACAGGGGCGCCCATAATCATGTGTAGAATTTTCTCTCATTAGAGTTCACAAGAGTTAATTATCATTCACAGACCGGTCTTAAACAAACGCAGGAAAAATGAAGACGCCATTGACTAGCTTGTGGTTTAGAGTTTTGCCATTCTGGTCTCCTCTTCTCCTACTCCCGTAGGTGTAACGTACGCAGCTACGCGTTGTAAACAGAAACGTGCACCCTGCTCACAGATACTCAACGACGAGCTGGCTAGTGTACAACAAGTTGGGTCAATTTGCCCCTGATATAATTTGCCCATGATACTAGTCCGCAACTCAGTTCAAAGTGGGTTCCTGGCAAGTTTACTTTCTTATATGTGTCATGTGTCacggatactaagatacacggCTTCATTCAGACTTCATCATCAACGTCAACGCTCAGGTTTACAGCTCGCCAGGCGGCCACAAAAAAACCAGACCAGACCAAATAGCCGATAATAGCGGTCGACCGTACTGTCATCTTCGTCCATCTCCCCacaatcactagtagaaaacaggtctTATGTTTGGAGCTGCCTAGAGTTTTAGCACCGGTTGTGCTACAAATCCAGattaaagggtgcattagcaccggttcaagcgaccagagctttagcaccggttcgtgcgagaCCTTTAGAAACGGTTCTGCCGTGAACCGGTGCTAAATGATTTGCGTCCACTACTAGAAAACGGGCCTTTCATCAGGCCTCATTTTTCCCGGCCGTGTCACGGGCCAGGACTAAAGGCCtgaccacgtcgccccgaaaacaCCCAAGCGTACATCACCCATTGATCCTAGTTCGTTAGGACACATGTGTTCCTGTTTGAGATacaaaccgggattaaagggtTCTGCGGCCTGCTGCGGCCAGGTGCTccccctttagtcccagtttgtaTCCCTAATTATATGGCAGCCCCCTCCCCATTCTTGTTTTTTTTCCTGGTGGGAGGAGTGCGGCTTTGTGCTAGTCTTTTTTTTTACTAGTATGCACTAGAGGTGTTTGTTGAAATGTGTGTTAGAGCGACGCCACTCGAGTTCACAGAAGACAAGCATGATATGAGGTGCCCGAGCCACACTTAAGTTTCCTCCTCTTAATTTCCACTTGTCCTACAAGGTTAACAACTATTTTCTCGTTTAGACCATGCGGTACTAATTTTAGGATCGTGATTGTGTTTGATATACAGTTGTATGATGCAGTTGagccatccatggatgtacggtgaccgacgCACACCCGTTTGCAGAAAAGGCGTGCATTCTTTTCGCGGTGCGACCGAGGCGAACAAGCATGGTGATGGctttatgtattgtccatgtgttgattgtcggAAAGAGAAGGATCACACTTCCTTAATGTAGTGTTTGGATGCAGCGAATTGGGTCCAGAATTTGGGAATTGGAATTAGGACCCCTAATTATACGCTTTGGATGTGTGTTTAATTTGTGCTACGGAAACATAAGCGAATTCCAGCCCACTCCGGCCGAACGTTTTTCTCCAGGGAACAATTCGGAGGCTTGACCCTCCGTATTGGCGTGGAATCGCTGCCTCCGCTCGTACCCCTTCGCACACGCAGTCGCCCGAGACGTGAAGCGCTACGCTCtactccttggaacgtggcgacgTCTTTCCGGCGGCGGTAAGCTTCCCCGCCCTCGTCTCCCTCGTCCTCTCCCTGGCCGACGTTTCTCTTCCAATTCCGCCtgtcctcttcctctccctcgtccaGCCCTACATGATTTcgtccgaaaccctagttcgaagATAGAGCTGCGGAGGGCAGCTAGAGATGAAATGGCGGCGACTGGGGTAGTGGCCACGGTAGGGGAATTGCGGCCATGGTTTCCGGCCAATTTCAGGCCGGGTCGATCATGGAGTTACAGGAAAAAAGCTTTAGGCCGTGTAGTTTTCATGGCTTCTTCCCATGTAGGTCTGGTCTCAGTGGCAGAGCTACGTAATGTTTATCTGGTCAAAAGATCCCAGCTACAAGTACACCCTCGTTTGACCCTAAAAGCACCGGCTAATGACCACACTATTCCATTTATTTTACTATTTTAATATGTGTGCGAAATAATATATACATTGTAATATACACATGCTATTTTATTACATATACATCAAATTACAGTgtccaaattcaaaaaaaaaaaatcaaattccaTGTGTTGTCCATCCAAACAAGAATTTGAATTGGATACACCCTTTGATTTCAACAACAAATTTTAAACACACCAAAACGACAGAATTTGAATTGGAAGCCATTTCATTTCCATCTTGGATTTGGAATTCCCAGTCTAATTAAATTCCAGATCCAATTCACTGCATCCAAACAAAGCATAAGAGTCATTCAGAGCCACCTGCTTCATTCCAGTTTTATGTCTGGCTATAATGTTTGAACGAAGCACGGAGAAAgaagggttatgatggaagacggtgaTGAAGAAGAGAACGATGATAACTACCGATCTATGTTCCCTGAGTACGTTGATATgacaatggaagacaatgaagaagaaggtcaGGGTGAAGAACAGGAAACCGATgagccgctgatgatcttggtcgggtcaTTTCTGATGCACAGCGAGGCTGCGATTTAGAAAAGGAGCGGTTGCAGTTCGAGCAGATGTTACAGgaccacaacaaattgttgtacccaacttGTGAAGATGGCCAGAAGAAGCTTGGTACCACACTCGAATTGCTGAAGTGGAAGGCAGAGAGCGGTGTGGCTGACTCGGTATTTGAAAAAAATTCTGCTAATAATGAAGAAGATGCTTCCAAGAaagaacgagttgcccgccaaagacgtacgaagcaaagaaacttatctgccctctaggattagacgtgcagaagatacatgcatgctctaatgactgcatcctctaccgcagtGAGGAGTACGAGAATAtggatgaatgcccggtatgcactgcattgcagtataagatcagaaaagatgaccctggtgatattAAGGACGAGCCACGCAGAAAGAGggctcctgcgaaggtgatgtggtatgctcgtataataccacggttgaaacgtctgttaagAAAAAAAGaggatgccaagttgttgcgatggcacatggaagaccgtaagaaagacgagaagttgaggcaccccgctgatggtcggtgacgtgggcactacccttcgggtaatccacattaccctatcctgtattgactaattagaggcccatgaagacacatgaaggcgagatgggccactaggactggCGCACtgtgaaggttccttgacgggcaagacaaggaagcgatcgaacaaggaaagatcggatctaaaattactcgtaaacctagtcgtactcggtgagacctcttgagacctagcctcctatNNNNNNNNNNNNNNNNNNNNNNNNNNNNNNNNNNNNNNNNNNNNNNNNNNNNNNNNNNNNNNNNNNNNNNNNNNNNNNNNNNNNNNNNNNNNNNNNNNNNgacgagatctcagccgaactattcggcaccccattgtaatccattatcatcataatcaagaacgagacaggcaggacgtaagggttttacctcatcgagggccccgaacctgggtaaatcgctctccccgcttgtctgtgaaccgatgtctcgtgtcagcttgcaggattccatcaaccctaagcccctatcggagggcattggcgaggagtaccctcgacagtcgGCACTGGAGAAAAATCgagagagagttcccggactttgcagATAACGCAAGTAACTTATgggttggtctaagtatagatggcatgatccttttggggagcagagctgcaatcACAgcgcctggcccgtgactctatgtatctataactttcctccttggttgtgcatgaaacgGAAGCTCATTATGATgtgagtgctcatccaaggtccgaaggaacgttcctaaggccattagttgatgaacttttacagttgtgggccaaaccatgtgtacgtgtgtgtgggatgagcacaaacaagaagaatttgacctacgagcgttgcttttcataACCataaatgattggcctgctcttagtaacatttcagg contains:
- the LOC124694830 gene encoding protein TIFY 11c-like, with the translated sequence MAAEQQMRVKGTGGGNRFAAACGLLRQYQYMMGQGSGRGAAMATMGLMPGADRVEAAHVTPEERIKNTMELLLFPQRPGTLMDNSHQSRILEPERAQLTIFYEGRTFVLDNFPADKADQLMQLAGSFAAPAASDDELVCPSMPAQHLLEDMPRKASLQRFLEKRKSRIAAADPYPVAPARAAKETAKPVAVGDGGAPWLSVNSGLNLN